One genomic segment of Pseudomonas fortuita includes these proteins:
- a CDS encoding PA4642 family protein, with product MRKDKKQVIGDEISDDYIKSFLQFEPADGVTSPSLHKLVKAYRGLRVDDFERFVGFFVEAGLDLDGKDEHGKTFVEQIADQRNAPEYIEIIDRARG from the coding sequence ATGCGTAAAGACAAGAAACAGGTAATCGGCGACGAAATCAGCGACGACTACATCAAGTCGTTCCTTCAGTTCGAACCGGCCGATGGTGTGACCTCGCCGTCGCTGCATAAGCTGGTCAAGGCCTACCGTGGGCTGCGCGTAGACGATTTCGAGCGCTTTGTCGGCTTCTTTGTCGAAGCTGGCCTGGACCTGGATGGCAAGGACGAGCACGGTAAAACCTTCGTTGAGCAGATCGCCGACCAGCGCAATGCGCCTGAGTACATCGAGATCATCGACCGCGCCCGCGGTTGA
- the mqo gene encoding malate dehydrogenase (quinone), translated as MAQNESVDVVLVGAGIMSATLAVLLKELDPTLKLEVVEAMDSGAAESSNPWNNAGTGHAGLCELNYTPQAADGSIDIKKAVHINAQFEVSRQFWAYLSKKGNFGSARAFINPVPHLSYVEGDKGVSFLKKRFELLKQHHAFAEMEYTEDKAVMNDWMPLMMPGRPADQHIAATRVAKGTDVNFGALTNKLLKLLGDSPDAQVKYSKKVVGLRRNGSGWTVSIKDVNSGGSREVDARFVFLGAGGAALPLLQASGIPESKGFGGFPVSGQWLRCDNPEIVKQHQAKVYSQAAVGAPPMSVPHLDTRVVDGKTSLLFGPYAGFTTKFLKHGSLMDLPLSVRMGNIGPMLAVARDNMDLTKYLVSEVMQSMEQRLEALRRFYPQAKAEDWRLEVAGQRVQIIKKDPKKGGVLQFGTELVSAQDGSLAALLGASPGASVTVSIMLELIERCFPEQAKGAWAAKLKEIFPAREKTLATDAALYHKISAENDVALDLVESSPAAKHYA; from the coding sequence ATGGCGCAGAACGAATCGGTTGATGTAGTACTGGTAGGCGCGGGCATCATGAGTGCCACCCTGGCCGTACTGCTGAAGGAGCTTGACCCGACCCTGAAGCTTGAGGTCGTCGAGGCGATGGACTCCGGAGCCGCGGAAAGCTCCAACCCCTGGAACAACGCAGGTACCGGCCACGCTGGTCTGTGCGAGCTTAACTACACGCCCCAGGCCGCCGATGGCAGCATCGACATCAAGAAGGCCGTGCACATCAACGCCCAGTTCGAGGTTTCGCGCCAGTTCTGGGCTTACCTGAGCAAGAAGGGCAACTTCGGCTCGGCGCGTGCATTCATCAACCCTGTCCCGCACCTGAGCTACGTCGAGGGTGACAAGGGTGTTTCCTTCCTCAAGAAGCGCTTCGAGCTGCTCAAGCAGCACCATGCCTTCGCCGAGATGGAATACACCGAAGACAAGGCGGTGATGAACGACTGGATGCCGCTGATGATGCCTGGCCGCCCAGCCGACCAGCACATTGCAGCTACCCGTGTAGCCAAAGGCACCGACGTCAACTTCGGCGCCCTGACCAACAAGCTGCTCAAGCTGCTGGGCGACTCGCCGGACGCGCAGGTGAAGTACAGCAAGAAGGTCGTCGGCCTACGCCGTAACGGCAGCGGCTGGACCGTGAGCATCAAGGACGTCAACAGCGGCGGCAGCCGCGAAGTCGACGCTCGCTTTGTCTTCCTCGGTGCCGGTGGCGCGGCCCTGCCGCTGCTGCAGGCGTCCGGCATCCCGGAAAGCAAAGGCTTCGGCGGCTTCCCGGTCAGCGGCCAGTGGCTGCGTTGCGACAACCCGGAAATCGTCAAACAGCACCAGGCCAAGGTCTACAGCCAGGCCGCCGTGGGCGCCCCGCCGATGTCGGTACCGCACCTGGATACTCGCGTTGTGGACGGCAAGACTTCGTTGCTGTTCGGCCCGTACGCCGGTTTCACCACCAAGTTCCTCAAGCACGGTTCGCTGATGGACCTGCCGCTGTCGGTGCGCATGGGTAACATCGGCCCGATGCTGGCCGTGGCCCGTGACAACATGGACCTGACCAAGTACCTGGTCAGCGAAGTGATGCAGTCGATGGAGCAGCGCCTGGAAGCCCTGCGTCGCTTCTATCCGCAGGCCAAGGCCGAAGACTGGCGCCTGGAAGTGGCTGGTCAGCGCGTGCAGATCATCAAGAAGGACCCGAAAAAAGGCGGTGTGCTGCAGTTCGGTACCGAGCTGGTCTCGGCCCAGGACGGCAGCCTGGCCGCACTGCTAGGTGCCTCGCCAGGCGCTTCGGTGACCGTGTCGATCATGCTGGAACTGATCGAACGCTGCTTCCCCGAGCAGGCCAAGGGTGCCTGGGCTGCCAAGCTCAAGGAAATCTTCCCGGCGCGCGAGAAAACGTTGGCAACCGATGCTGCCCTGTACCACAAGATCAGTGCCGAAAACGACGTGGCGCTGGACCTGGTGGAAAGCAGCCCGGCGGCCAAGCATTACGCCTGA
- a CDS encoding YajG family lipoprotein, with product MLQRLLFGLIAVASLSLVGCAHSPQQLNPQPTLKAQLAPVGHGQPVVVRVVDGRPSQSLGTRGGMYPETSTISVSGNDVVPKLQAQAEAAVRLLGFTPTPNASGAPQLTVTLAELKYQSPKDNLYVTEATIGATFRADVRNGGRSYSGRYGASLDQRFGMAPNQDTNTQLVGDVLSDALTRLFKDPTIGQVLGQ from the coding sequence ATGTTGCAACGTCTGTTGTTCGGTTTGATCGCCGTGGCCAGCCTCAGCCTGGTCGGTTGTGCCCACAGCCCGCAACAACTTAACCCGCAACCCACGCTCAAGGCTCAGCTCGCCCCGGTGGGCCACGGCCAGCCGGTCGTGGTCCGGGTGGTTGACGGCCGGCCTTCGCAATCCTTGGGTACCCGTGGTGGCATGTACCCCGAGACCAGCACCATCAGCGTCAGCGGTAATGACGTGGTGCCCAAGCTGCAGGCCCAGGCCGAAGCTGCTGTGCGTCTGCTCGGCTTCACCCCTACGCCGAACGCCTCTGGTGCACCCCAGCTGACCGTGACCCTGGCCGAGCTGAAATATCAGTCGCCCAAAGACAACCTGTACGTGACCGAGGCCACCATCGGCGCCACGTTCCGTGCCGACGTGCGCAATGGCGGCCGTAGCTACAGCGGCCGTTACGGCGCTTCGCTGGACCAGCGTTTCGGCATGGCGCCGAACCAGGACACCAACACCCAGCTGGTGGGCGATGTGCTGAGCGATGCCCTGACCCGCCTGTTCAAAGACCCGACCATCGGGCAGGTACTGGGCCAGTAA